The window ATTTTaaagattgagactttgatCTAAAGTTCGCAACTTTACAGGTGTTGTTGTCCATATAAAATTGCGTTTATTGTCATTTAATTAAGAATCTAACTTGTTTTGGGAGAAGGATTAGTtggctttgattttatttctgttAAATGAAGTTTCAAGATgagtatttttgttttagattattcaAGCAAGGATGTATGGCTAGCTTGAACTAGGAAATATTGTTGTTGGTATATTTTGGGGAATTGGGTTTTTACTTTCAAGCGGTGTAGTTATATCCTCAGGGATAAGGATTGTGTTACTATGGATGTTCTCATTATTAAAATGCTGAAGTTCAttggtttcttttatttttgtggtgaattatcttatttttagtaCAAGTGCATGGGATTCTATGGTTACAATTGATTGCTGGATCTGACTTGGTGTTCACTGTTTCTTTCTCTTGACTAATTAGCCTTTAAGAGTTACTAATGATGCCATATTTAGCATTGGCCTCAACCTAGCTTTCTTTGTTGTTGCAtgaattgtttgtattgcttttCTACTTGTATATCAAAATTGCCTGAAGGACCAATCCACCTGCTACTAACACAGTAGCTAATCTTGTGACTTCTGAATCATAGTAGTCTCTGCATTAATATTGTGGATTTGAAGCACTGACTTAGCATAGAGAATAATCATATGGGTGTGATTTATCCTGTCATAGCTCATCAAAGATGTTCATTATATGTATGTGTTGGAACTTGGAATCCATGTTTTTGAGCTGTGCAGAATGAATGAAACATACATTTCTGCTTGCTAAATCTCATTgctatttatgtatttttacttGAGCAACTTCTCTTTTATATTGCACTACTTCTCTACTGATTCTGGAGGGGTCAACTCCACCAAAGTCAActaattttctttctctcttgaaTAGGTCAGTTGACACTTGCAGTTCTTGTTTTAGATACAATGGACAAACACCGTCGTAGTAGATTAAGTGAGCTGTTTGGTAGTTTGGGCGGTTTCTTCAGAAAATGCATGTTTTGCATTCTATCTATGGGTCCCATCCCCAACCATTTTGCTTTCATAATGGATGGAAATAGAAGATATGCTAAGAAGGAAAAATTGGAAGAAGGTGCTGGTCACAGAGCAGGATTTTCAGTTCTTATGTCCATGCTTAAGTACTGCTATGAGTTGGGAGTAACTTATGTCACTATTTATGCCTTCAGCATTGAGAATTTCAAAAGGAAGCCTGATGAGGTTCAGAACCTGATGGATCTGATTCTGGAGAAGATTGAAGGGTTGCTCAAGGAAGAAAGCCTTGTGAACAAATATGGTATCAGGGTgtattttattggtaatttgaaACTTTTGAGCAAACCTGTCAGGGTGGCAGCAGAAAAGGTTATGAAGGCTACTGCTAACAACACCAAGTGTGTGCTTTTGATCTGCATAGCCTATACTTCATGTGATGAGATTGTGCAAGCTGTCCATGAATCCTGTAAAAATAAGTGGGAGGAAATTCAACCTTGTAACTCACATAAAAGTTTCAGTGGTAGGGTTGAAGAAGTAGATGGCAAAAGCATAGATGATGGCATTGGCCACAGTGTTCAAGAATTGTTCGGAGTTCAAACAAATGAATTACGAGCAACAAGGGCAAGCACATTCTGTAATGACATGGCCGAAGGAGTAGAAAGGACTGATAAAAAAAGTGGTGTGGTTGGGCATGCTGTCCATGGATCCTGTGATAAATGGGGTGAAGTTCAATCATTGGAGGCAAGTAGAACCGGAGATGGTGTGATTCCAAATGTAAAGAGTGAGAAATTGCTGGTGGATCTTTCGATATTAAAGGTGGTTGACATTGAGAGCCACATGTATATGTCAGTAGCTCCCAATCCTGACATTGTGATCCGAAGTTCTGGGGAGACCCGCCTCAGTAACTTCCTACTTTGGCAAACTAGTAACTGCCTGTTGTATTCTCCAAATGCACTATGGCCAGATATGAGGTTGTGGCACTTGGTGTGGGCAGTCTTAGACTTCCAGCGcaattattcttattttgagaagaaaaagaagcagtTTTAACCACATTTTGACACTACAGAagattctctcttctctctcatatTACAGTAGTTGTGCATCTGCGATTGAATTCTATTGGAAACTGGGAAGCTCAAGAGTCAGATGCCTCACCCTTTTGTTGTAATCTAAAGAGTTTAATATCCATGACTGGGCACTTCCAAATTACACTGATGCTTTGGCATGGGGTACTTCCAATTTTGGAACCATATTGAATTCCTTGCAGgcaacaattttctttttatattttggaaaaTCATGAATATTAGCTATGATCTCTTAGCAGGGggtttactgattatatcatgTAATTGCAATGGACATAAATGATAGAGCCAAAACATTTGAACATGCAGGGGAGAGAATACTAATTGGAAATAAATCTGTGTTCTGTTCAAGAGTACTCAACACCAACTTTACTTGATGACTACATAAAGCTGTGTACAAGAGTCAGAGTCAGGTACTTTGAGCCTGTTCTATAGCAATTGTATCTTCCGTGGTAGCAAAGATTTTTCAAGGCATTTAGAAgagcatggattttttttttctcagggtACTTGATTCTGTCAAGCATACTTTTCTTGTCTGAGATAATCTGGGCATTGATTATTATGGTGTTTGCACGATGGATCTTTGCATAAGATTATCTTAtcttatttcatatattttttattgttcattaaGGCAAAGTCATTTTCCTATGTGACACCAGCTAGATCTATATATCAGATAACTCAGTCTTGCATTCATATAATTTGTGTCATTCCCCTCTCAGATGCACTGGAGTTGGCGATGGATCAATTTAGACTGAATATGTGTTCGTTAATTTGCCATTGGTTATAGTTGCATGTGTCTGGCACGCATCTCCCCTGTCTCAAACAGATAAAAGCCTTTAATCTCTTTGCTGGATTACCCACTGTGCTAGCTAGCTATATGCATCAGAGTCCTATAAATCCCCTGTCTTCTTGCATGCTTCTGGCAACAGAGACGGACATCGCTCATTATTTACACCTATATATTATTGCTATATTAGTCTGCCTTAAATTTAAGGGTACCTCACCTCCCTCCAAAACCAGCATGTGCTCAAATCCCTTCGTTTTACTTTGTACCAACATGACACCTTGAACGAAACTGGGCCAGGTCTAACTCAAAGCACAGGACGTTTTGGCATCTTATACATGCTTTGCAAGATCCCTTAATTTTGACTGTTACATCCAACTCTTCTTCTATGTTGTTCCAAGGGTGCTGCTAAAATCACTAAGAATTTTGTTATTCCCACTATACCTTTTAAATTGAACAGTACATTTGTAGTTacgtaaaaaaaagaagaagcaatcaACGATTTGAAGTCACTGCAAAGGTGTTCATTGTCAAACGAGTCCTATAAATGACCCTGATCTTTCCATTAACGACACCAGAGATGGCCATGGCTCAACCTCCACCCCTCTATCTTCtcgctattttattttttgctcttttatTCAAGGGCACGTCCAGCACCCAGCAAAACCACAACGAACTCAAATCCCTTCACTACTTTGTTCTCAGCGAACATGCCACTCGGAATAAAACCGGGTATATCATCGTGAATGGTGTGGCTGGACCAAATCTGCCTCACACCACATCGACTCTGGGCACCTTGCATGTTTTTCGAGAGGCCATGATTGTTACATCCGACCCATCTTCTAAAGTTGCTGGCACTGTTTAAGGATACTTATGGCCATAGGCGGAGGTATGGCAAAGGCTGGGGTGGGCTTTAGTCTaggtcaagattttatcaatattttttgactagttttatgtaaaataaatttttaatttttaattaaattattaaaaaattctgaaaatttacatggagccttctaatatgatgctttagtttgggttaaaatttcagaatttttcgagaaatttagaaatttgatgaaaaatcacaattttaccagttttacgttattggacgtaattttcaatccgaccatcagatcgagctgaaattttacgagagatcttaaaatatattgaataaaatctggttaaaattttagaatgaatggagcttggtagtgctaacaaaaaaaggaccgtcaaataaaagcaaaatgactcattaagagtaaaatggttatttgccattaaaaaataaaacaaatcagctcctcctttcttttatatgttgccgaCTGGGTAGaagcaaaatagaaaaataaaaaaaagaaaaggcgagagagaaatagaaaaaagtaagggaaaaacataaaaaaaatctaagaaaaaaaaataaaaaaagtgaaagaataaCCTCTtaaacttacaaagtccaacttataaaaacactaatatagggaagaatcaagtgaagaaggaaggaaatgaaagagggaaaaaatttatttagtttgtttttctgttaacatgagattgttattttatcccggttgaggggttgttacaatatcgattcagattcgattatagatgaattatattccacaaaatattaaaggatgtaactttaatagtgagtttatttttactttcactttaattttatgtactttcaaatttattttttaatattttgaataatatatttgaattaaaactttattgttaacttcaaaaattcatgtacatgagttaataataaattttaaaaaatatttatatatttatttaatagtctAGCTCCGCCCTTGCTTATGGCATCCAGTTTTGATGGGTTTTGGGTGCTTGTTGTTCTTAAGTCTCCTTCACAATTGAAGCAGAATATTAGCTTGCTAGGGGTCTGCGAGAAAAACCGACTAAGCCGTGCCATAAAGCCCACTGTCCGATCACCGACGCGCGGAGACGGCCAGGCTGGGGTATAAACgcgatgggggggggggggggggggtggtttAGAGGACGTGCTCGTACGGTTCACAGAAGGATTCTGTCAGACTCTGACTCCTTTGTCAACAAAGCTTTTCTGATGGCATATACAAGAAGAGcaagattgtttgttttttttttttctctctctctcttttgcaATTTTGTGAAAGATTTTAACAGGGAACTTGATCCTGTTAAGCAGATCAATTCTCTTCAGTGAGATGTTCTTGACGTTCATGATACTGTAATTTTGTGAGatgataaattgaaaatatcatcGCTGCTAGAGACCAAATTATACActcttattatttcaatttagatAATTGAGTGTCTATATTTTGCTTCGTGGCGTCTCTTTATCAAGTTTACttatcacttttttatttttaagagacgATACACatgttagatttttattatttattatgagaaaaataaattttgacaaaaaaaaataaaaaagagcataatttttttattgcttttcaattcttaatttatttacaccgaaaaaaaacccatcaaccaattttagaaattaaaataaaataaatgagtaaAAAGTTTTTGttcattcttatttatttatttatgttagatTCTTTTATTTAGTGGTGGAGTGAGAGTAAAATAGctggttaatttgtttttattaatgtgaatgTTTAAATCAGTTTGTATgtactttaattaatttcaagagttttaaaattaatagttaTATAAACTTTCAATAATACTAAAAGAACTTAaatttattactattaaaaaataaatcaaaaaatctaGATCTCTATACCtcaaaatttaattaccttAAGTAGTTTTTATAGCGACGACCGTAGTGGCTGCTCTTTGAAGCTGAGCTCATGCCTTTGCGTGCTCTTGACGACATTTTATGGCATCTTCCAGAGCATTGATTTTTTCCAACAATTATACTAGAAGTTAAGAAATTCTGTAACACTAGTATAATTGACACTGCGGTGGGCtcgtatttttaaaacttttaatttttttagttttataattttttatgtttttaaattattcttagatgttaaaaataatttttttttaaaaataattttttaatatattttctaaaaacaactttaaaaaaacaatcacatcAAACATGCAACCCTATagctctgaaaaaaaaaaaagtcgaaAATGGAGGGTAGCGGGTGACTTTTGAGCGCACAAGTCTGATTTATTATTTGCCACTAATCACAGTTGTACATGCGGTGGCATGCATGATTCTTATGGTTTGAAAATGAAGTTTCATCTACTTCCAAACTTGTCAAACACTCCCATTTGGTGACTCGCATGAACACGTTTTTCTTAGGAATTTTCGAGGGTGTTTAAGAGTGTATAGTAGTGATTGCgaaatatttgaaaacataaaaaagaaatttaatttcaagaattttctttttaaatttttaaaaaacacgtaTTCGAAGACTGCTTTCCTTGCTTCAATGTAGAAGGATTGACTGATTCAACCAGTCTCTATTGAGACAAAATTATCAAGATACGAGACCGATTTGCAAGTGGCTGCTGTCATCGGAAGTCTTTGTGCGTTCAAGTCCTATAAATGACCCTGAATTTCTCACATACTAGCAGCAACAAACATAGAGCCATGGCTCAAATTCTGCACCTCTATCTTCTTGCAACTCTACTTCTTGCTCTTTCTTTTAAGGCCACCTCCTCCTCCCGACACAGCGGCAACAACGGGCTCAAATCTCTCCACTTTGCACTCTACCAGCATGAAACGATAAACAAAACGGGATACATCATAGTGAATGGCGTGGCCGGAGCAGGGGTTGGTCAAACCACAACACCTTTCGGCACCTTGTTTGCTTTCCAAGATCCGATGACTGTGACGGCCAATATATCTTCAAAGGTCGTCGCGATTGCTGAAGGCACCTCTATAACATCTAGTTTTGATGGGCTGAGGAGCATTTCCATCGCTAAGATCACTTTGAGGTTGAAGAATCACATGGGGTCTATCTCTATTGTTGGGGGGACACATAACATCAAGCCTGCTGATCATCCCGTGGTAGGAGGCACCGGTGACTTCATGTTTGTTCAAGGGTACGTGACCTCCTCTCCGGTGGATCTCCAGGGACTCACTGTTACCTACAAGATTGTGTTCCACCTCTACTGGCCCTCCTATGCAAATAAATTCTCACTTCATGACAAACATGTGGGAAATGATATAATTACTTAGAGGATAGCTACTTATTTGAATCCTGTTGTgggaaataatataattacttaGAGGATAGCTACTTATTTGAATCCTGTTGTGGctcacataattatttttggcaaaataaataaataaataaatattcaagctttttaaatgtgtttttttaagaaattataattataaataaaaaaaacttatgcatgcatttaattaaatatatcgaGAACAATCTGtgccaataaatataaaaaataaaatgttaacgTGTCTATTCAACTCGTCTTGCTGTCTTTTGTTCCAACGCAAAAGAATTAATCTGTATATATTATTGAATCAAAaagttgatatttatatataataaactataataaaaattatatacgttaattattaaaacatgtataatctcatgttaatttttaacttagtaagagaataaaaaaaatgttgcaatTGCAGTGAAACACCATTCCCTTAATTTTTGTAtagtaatttttctaaaaaaaaaaacaatgtaaagaaaaaaattaaaaacaaatttcaaaagaataaagataaaaacaaaacaaaaaaatggtaTAAATAGGTCAAGTGtggaataataaatatttcaagtttaaaaaataaaaaataatatttttttccaaaaaaaagtgtaaagaaaaaagagaggaaaaactaaaaaaatattttaaaaaataaagataagaaaacaAATGGTGATCAATAgttcaaatgataaaaatttcataaataaaaagaaaaaaaatatgaaaagctagttttctgaataaaaaccaaaaaatttaattttatcacttctgtaataaaacaaattagcagaatttataattatactatttatacAGGAAAATACAGTTTCGTACATGTATAATTTCCATTCCAATGTAGTAAATAAGAAATCTTTaactatgattttgattttccagTAATCTTTAAAGTAAAATCCTTATTGTTATAGTTCCTATCCATTGTCAATTACAATTGATTAATATAAAGTAACGAACAGATCATAAACGcgattttttaaaccaaatttaatatatttttttagtattacgGTGTCGTATAATCGgattcaattttctttccttctgttTTAAGTGTCCTTGAGCAAAATTGTGAATCCCAAATTAATTCTCCCATCCACTCATAAATACgtcaaattactttttaatacaTATAGCTGGAttgcataataaaatatatttttttattctaatactTTCCAGAAAAATAAGCACTCATGTACACACACTAGTCTCTACTCGTGCTTTGCTGTAGtgctagataattttttaaataaaaaataatatttagatactaaaaataagtaaaaaaagtaTGAAAAATTGCTTacgaaaaatatataaaaatgctaATTAAAACTAAACTAATATGGAATATCTTGTTAAACCCatggtttaatttatatgatggAAATAAcccgattaaaaaaaaaaagaattacaaagcgttttttaaaaaaattgttatccGTGATTTAAGTCATTAAATTTAAAGTATCTAATTTAGAAAAATCtcaaagttcaatttttttaaaaataaatattaaagaaaaaattaaaaaaaaattctaatcatataaaatgattttaaaaaatagtaattcaaaaaaatgagaatcaagatCACTATACCTATATTATTAATAGTAATACcatcattattactattatcattatgaccactattgttattattattattattattattataactaatattacaattaatatttttttatttgcatcatcattattattaatattaccatgattattgttactattatcattatcattatcattagtattgttattgaaaaaaaataaaaaccataaactTGAATTGAAGGATACAattgaaaactataaattttgttgacaaaagaaccaagaaaaacaataagaaatcaaaagaaaagggatcaaatttaaatcattattatcattgaaaaaccaaatattataaacttcatttgaatgatgaaattcaggctataaaaatttgataaaaaagcaaagaaaaataattaagaaattaaaagtataaggatcaaattgaaatacattatatatacaaattaagaaccaataattaaattaaaaacaaaaaaacttcaacaaaagagaaaatgactaaaaaatatcaatcaaaacttaaagacaggagagaaaaataaaagaaagaaaaaagagtcatcggcAACAAACTAGCAAGATTTGGAGAACTCACACCACTTATAATGGAAGTGGAGACGACAAGGAATAATCTAAGACAACGGATGATCATTTTTTACAACCAAAAATCATTGCACGCACCGCTCTAAGTGAGGATTAAACTTCGTTGTCAGATCTAAATCTCAAATTACTATCATAGAAATTTGTatctataataaatataagTATAGTATATTAGTATGTATGCacaataagtatttttattattaaaatcaaataacaatacattttattttaagtagaatgtttttagaatgatttttatattttttttagtataactAGTATCTtactaaaaaaagatatttgaaagactagatcataaaattaaatggaaactTGGTGTGGGCAGTCTTGGACTTCCAGCGCAATCATTCTTATTTTGGGAAGAAAAGGAAgcagttttaaccaaattttGACACTACAGAagattctctcttctctctcatatTACAGTAGTTGTGCATCTGCGATTGAATTCTATTGGAAACTGGGAAGCTCAAGAGTCAGATGCCTCACCCTTTTGTTGTAATCTAAAGAGTTTAATATCCATGACTGGGCACTTCCAAATTACACTGACGCTTTGGCATGGGGTACTTCCAATTTTGGAACCATATTGAATACCTTGCAGGCAacaattatctttttatattttggaaaaTCTTGAATATTAGCTATGATCTCTTAGCAGGGggtttactgattatatcatgTAATTGCAATGGACATAAATGATAAAGCACAAGCATTTGAACATGCAGGGGAGAGAATACTAAATGGAAATAAATCTGTGTTCTGTTCAAGAGTACTCAACACCAACTTTACTTGATGACTACATAAAGCTGTGTACAAGAGTCAGAGTCAGGTACTTTGAATCTGTTCTATAGCAATTGTATCTTCCTTGGTAGCAAAGATTTTTCAAGGCATTTAGAAgagcatggatttttttttttctcagggtACTTGATTCTGTCGAGCATACTTTACTTGTCTGAGATAATCTGGGCATTGATTATTATGGTGTTTGCACGATGGATCTTTGCATAAGATTATCTTAtcttatttcatatattttttattgttcattaaGGCAAAGTCATTTTCCTATGTGACACCAGCTAGATCTATATATCAGATAACTCAGTCTTGCATTCATATAATTTGTGTCATTCCCCTCTCAGATGCACTGGAGTTGGCGATGGATCAATTTAGACTGAATATGTGTTCGTTAATTTGCCATTGGTTATAGTTGCATGTGTCTGGCACGCATCTCCCCTGTCTCAAACAGATAAAAGCCTTTAATCTCTTTGCTGGATTACCCACTGTGCTAGCTAGCTATATGCATCAGAGTCCTATAAATCCCCTGGTCTTCTTGCATGCTTCTGGCAACAGAGACGGACATCGCTCATTATTTACACCTATATATTATTGCTATATTAGTCTGCCTTAAATTTAAGGGTACCTCACCTCCCTCCAAAACCAGCATGTGCTCAAATCCCTTCGTTTTACTTTGTACCAACATGACACCTTGAACGAAACTGGGCCAGGTCTAACTCAAAGCACAGGACGTTTTGGCATCTTATACATGCTTTGCAAGATCCCTTTTGACTGTTACATCCAACTCTTCTTCTATGTTGTTTCAAGGGTGCTGCTAAAATCACAAAGAATTTTGTTATTCCCACTATACCTTTTAAATTGAACAGTAAATTTGTAGTTCTGTAAAAAACAGAAGCAATCAACGATTTGAAGTCACTGCAAAGGTGTTCATTGTCAAACGAGTCCTATAAATGACCCTGATCTTTCCATTAACGACACCAGAGATGACCATGGCTCAATCTCCAGCCCTCTATCTTCtcgctattttattttttgctcttttatTCAAGGGCACGTCCAGCACCCAGCAAAACCACCACGAACTCAAATCCCTTCACTACTTGTTCTCTGCGAACATGCCACTCGGAATAAAACCGGGTATATCATCGTGAATGGTGTGGCTGGACCAAATCTGGCTCCCACCACATCAACTCTCGGCACCTTGCATGTTTTTCGAGAGGCCATG is drawn from Populus nigra chromosome 5, ddPopNigr1.1, whole genome shotgun sequence and contains these coding sequences:
- the LOC133693363 gene encoding dehydrodolichyl diphosphate synthase 6 translates to MDKHRRSRLSELFGSLGGFFRKCMFCILSMGPIPNHFAFIMDGNRRYAKKEKLEEGAGHRAGFSVLMSMLKYCYELGVTYVTIYAFSIENFKRKPDEVQNLMDLILEKIEGLLKEESLVNKYGIRVYFIGNLKLLSKPVRVAAEKVMKATANNTKCVLLICIAYTSCDEIVQAVHESCKNKWEEIQPCNSHKSFSGRVEEVDGKSIDDGIGHSVQELFGVQTNELRATRASTFCNDMAEGVERTDKKSGVVGHAVHGSCDKWGEVQSLEASRTGDGVIPNVKSEKLLVDLSILKVVDIESHMYMSVAPNPDIVIRSSGETRLSNFLLWQTSNCLLYSPNALWPDMRLWHLVWAVLDFQRNYSYFEKKKKQF
- the LOC133694203 gene encoding dirigent protein 11-like — translated: MTLNFSHTSSNKHRAMAQILHLYLLATLLLALSFKATSSSRHSGNNGLKSLHFALYQHETINKTGYIIVNGVAGAGVGQTTTPFGTLFAFQDPMTVTANISSKVVAIAEGTSITSSFDGLRSISIAKITLRLKNHMGSISIVGGTHNIKPADHPVVGGTGDFMFVQGYVTSSPVDLQGLTVTYKIVFHLYWPSYANKFSLHDKHVGNDIIT